The following nucleotide sequence is from Gemmatimonadaceae bacterium.
AGGCGCCGTTCTTCGCGAAGTTCCTCAAGGGGAAAGGCGACTACGTGCCCGCCGAGGCGACCGTCTTCGAGAGCGGCAGCAACACGTGGCGCACGTTCAGCGCGTGGCCGCCCCGCGAGGCGGTAACCCGGTCGCTGTACTTCCAGGCCAACGGCGAGCTTTCGCTGAAAGCGCCCACCACCACCGGCAACGACTCGTTCGTGAGCGATCCCGCGCATCCGGTGCCGTATCGCAGCCGGCCGATCGAGCCGACGTACTATGCAAAGGGTTCGGGGTGGGGCGCGTGGCTCACCGAGGATCAGCGCTTCGTGAAGGACCGTCCCGACGTGCTGACGTGGGAATCACCGACGCTGAGCGAGGACCTGGTGCTGGCCGGTGATGTCACGGCCCGGCTCTACGTCTCCACCACCGGCAGCGATGCCGACTGGATCGTGAAGCTGATCGACGTCTATCCCGAAGACTACGCAAAGAACGGAAAGCTGGGCGGCTACGAATTGATGGTGGCCAACGATGTCTTCCGGTCGCGCTACCGTGAGTCGTTCGAGACGCCGAGGGCGATGGTGCCCAATCAGGTCACGCCGGTCACCATTGACCTGCATACGCAGAGTTACCGGTTCCAGAAGGGGCATCGCGTGATGGTGCAGGTGCAGAGCACCTGGTTCCCCCTCATCGACCGCAATCCGCAGCGCTACGTGCCGAACATCTTCGAGGCGAAGGAGAGCGACTTCACGGCGCAAACACACCGTGTCTGGCGCACGCCGACGCAGGCGTCGCGGGTCGACGTGCAGGTCGTTCCCTAGGGCGTTCCAAAAAGATCTCCCGACGTCGCAGCACAGCGCCCTGGCAGGGCGCGGCCAGCGGCTGGGTCCCGTCGATCAAGTCAGATCTGACTTGGCGTCGATGTCCCGCCGCACGCCGGGATCGTCGACTGGGACCTCATGCACGCGCGCGCCGTAGGCGTGCACCACCGCGCGGGCGCCGCCATCGGTCACGGTCATCAACTCGCGCCACGACTCGCGGGAGAACCAGACGGGATGCCCGCGCCGTCCTTCGTGCACGGGGACCACAATCGGCGCGTTCGTCCGTCGCGCGGCGTCCAGCACCGCCATCGCGCTCGTGGCGTGCGCGAACGGGTGATCCACGGGCCAGACGAGGACGCCTTCGGCCGTGGTATTGGCCAATTGCGCGAGGCCAAGCCGCAGGCTGGTGATCTGCTCGTCCGTGGCGCGCGGATTCACAACCGTCCGCACGCCACCCGGGACGGTGACGTCCGGCGGGACGACGACCACCACCGGATCGGCGCCGGACGTCAGGCAGTGCTCGATCACGACGTCGACAAACCGTCGGCCGTCCGGGAGCACGGCGTTCACCTTGGGTTCACCGAAGCGCGTGCCGGCGCCGGCCGCCAGTACGATGGCGGCGAAGGGATGCTCCTTGTAAAGGCTCATCATCTCCTCGGGTCCAGCTGCCGCAGCGCGCGCCGCAGCAGCGCCTGTGCCTGCCAAACCTTGTACCCGTTGTGTTCGAGCGGCTTCGCATCGTACATCGCACGCTCGGCCAGCGCGTCAATGCTGTCGTCGTCCAGCCCGCCCGTCGCGACATCCTCCTCGACCGACGAATTGATGCGATACGGCTCGAGGGAGACGCCGCCCAGGGCCACGCGAACGCCACCATCGGCGCGCCGGTGCGCGGCGAGCGACACCGTGGCGAAATCCCACGCGCCGCGCTGCATCAGCTTCTCGTAGAACTGCGTGCCGTGCGCCGCGGAGGCCGGGAGCAGCACGGCGGCGATGAACTCGCCGATGGCGAGCGTGGTCTCGCCCTGTGCCCGGCGCGCCGCCCCGTCGAAGAGCGACTGCACGCTCACCGTGCGGGTCCCCGACGGGCCGGTCACCTCGACCGTCGCCTCGAGCGCCGTCAGCGCTACCAGTGGATCGCTCGGATGCACCGCGTGGCACGGCCCCGGGGTGAAGAGGGCATGAAAGTGGTTCTCGCCCGTCTCGGCGAGGCAATCGGTGCCGCCGTTCTTGAAGCAGGGCAGACCGCCGCGGAAATACCAGCAGCGCGGACGCTGCGCGAGGTTCCCGCCAATCGTGCCCATCGTCCGCAGCTGCGGCGTGCCCACCGATGCTGCGGCCTGCGCGAGCGCGGCATAGCGCTCGAGGATGCCGGCGTGCGACGCGAGATCCGCCAATCGCACCGCGCATCCGATGCGCGCGGAGCCGTCCTCGTTCAGCTGGACCTCGCGCGCCCCCGGCAGGCGCCGCAGGTCCACCAGCGTCTCCGGCTGCATCACCCCTTCCTTCATCGCGACCACCAGATCAGTGCCGCCGCCCAGCGGCGCCGCGTGCGGCGCGCTGAGCGCCCGGACGGCATCGTCGGGAGAGGCAGCCTGATGGACGGTGAAGGGATGCATGGCCGCAGGGTGTCGGGGGGCGGTACGCCGAAGGTACTTTGTCTATCGTGACCCGGCGATTCCTGAACAAGCTGGCCGATTACGCGTCGCGTCGCCACCTCATCGTGTCGGGCGTGGCGTGCCTTGCCGTCGTGGCCGGATGCGCACGCGACGCGACGCGTAGTGCGAGCGGCGACGCGGGCGCAGCGCCACCCGTGGCCGACAGCGCCGCCCGGCACCGCGCCGACTCGGCGGCGGCGATGGCGGCCGTGCGTGACACCGCACTCGCCCGCCGGCTCTCGCCCACAGCGGAGTCGCTCGCGCCGTACCTCGTTTTCACGCCGGCCGAGGAACGCCTGTTCGTGGCCGCGGTGCGCAACAAGCGCTGGCTGCTCGACGAGGGGCGCATTGACGTCGATGTACGAAAGGACAGTGCGAAGATGCGCGCGTTCCGTGAGGCGGCGCCCGTTTTGAGTCCCGTGCCGGCACGCGGCGTCCTTCGCCTGTGGTGGGCGCAGGGGGCGGAAGATGTCGTCGTGGATTCCTTCGCGGTCTACAACGGGCGCATCGTGCGGGGCGTCCTTGGCTCGGCGGCGCTCGACAGCGCGGCGCGCGGTCCGGGAAACTTTGCGGCGCTCGCCGTGCGCGCCGACAGCGCCCGTGCGCCTGTGCCCACGACGTGCGACCTGCGTGCCGCACCGGACAGCGCGACGCTCGCCACGCTGGCCGCGCTCACGCCGGCGGAGCGCCGGGCGCGCGCCGCCGGCAAGTCGACCGACAGCGCGTTCAGCGCGCGGGTGCTCTTCGTGCGCGACTCGCTGGAAGGTGTGCTGCGCCTCGAACGGCCGCCGTACGAGCGCCTGCAACGCCGCACGAAGCTCGCGTGGAGCCAGGTGCGCGGGTGTTTTGGCAGCGCGCGCCGGGCGCTGGTGGTGAGCCTGCGCGCCGGCGACGCGGAGTGGGTGCGCGAGCGGCTCGTGCTCATCAGTCCCGACGGTGCCGTGATGGCGCTGCGCGTGAACGACGGCCGGTTCCGCGCGCACGACCTGCTGACGGCGTTCGACGCCGATGGCGACGGCGTGGACGACCTGGCGGCGCGCGGCACGACGCAGCGCGCCGGCGGCACGTCCATCTTGCGCGTGGATCTGACCAGGAAACTCGCGGAGCGCCTGGCGGCGGGTTTCGCGTGGGAAGTGTTCTAGGGCGCCTTCGCCTCGAGCACCAGGTTCTGGATGAAGAACTCCATCATCCGCTGCATGTTGAGCGCGCTGTGCCCCGCGTCCGGCCCCACTTGCACCTCGAAGCTCTTCCCGGCGCGCTGCAGCGCCTGGATGAGCTGCATGGCATTGTTGGGGTGCACGTTGTCATCGGCGGTGCCGTAGTAGATCATCAGCCGCCCCTTGAGCTTCGACGCGTACGCCATCGCGCTCCCCTTCTGGTAGCCGGCCTCGTTTTCCTGCGGCGTGTACATGTACCGCTCGGTGTAGATCGTGTCGTAATGGTGCCAGCTGGTCACTGCCGACTGCGCCGACGCGGCGGCGAATAGGTCGGGGTAGCGCAGGATCGCCATCGCCGACGCGAAGCCGCCGTATGAGGTGCCGAAGATGCCAATGCGCCGGGCGTCCACGTACGGCAGGGTGCCCAGGTACTTCGCGGCCTCGGCGAGATCGTCGATCTCCGTCTGGCCAAGTTTCAGGTAGATCGCATCGAGCGCCTTCTTGCCCACGCCCGCCGCACTGCGCGTATCGAGCGTCACGACGATGAACCCGTACTCCGCCATCGCCGACGGCGGCGCGTAGGCCTCGCGCGCGCCGTTGGTGGCCGGACCGTTGTAGACGGAGAAGAGCACCGGGTACTTCTTCGCCGGGTCGAAGTTCGACGGCTTGTTGATCATGCCGAAGTGCCTGGTGGCGCCGTCGGCGGCCGTGTACGTGAACATCTCGACCGGCTTGAAGCCCTCCGCCGTCAGGCCGCTGATATCGCTCTCGGCGATCATCGCCACCGGCTTCCCCTTGGCATCCCGCAGCGTCGTGACCGGCGCGATGGCGTGCGTCTGGGCGACGTCGGTGAAGAACTTGCCGTCGGGCGAAACGCTGACCGTGTGGTTGAACGCTGGATCGGTGAGGCGCGTGTCGCCCTTGCCGTCGAGGCCCACGCGGTGGAGCTGCAGCTTCATGTAGTTGTCGCCGCTGCGCGCGTAGTACCACAGCACCTTCGCCTGCTCGTCCACCTTCACGATGCCGGCGACTTCAAACGGATGCTGCGTCAGCGTGGCGAGCAGCTTCCCCGCGACATCGTACAGATAGTAGTTCTTGAAGCCGTTGCGCTCGGACTCCCAGATGAAGCGCTTGCCGTCGTTGAGCCAGCGCAGCGCGGGATGGTTCTCCGTCCAGCTCGGGAGCCACTCCTCGCGCACGACCGTGCGGCAGACGCCGCTGATCGGGTGACAGGCCGCGAGCTCCATGACGTTCTGCCGCCGATTGGTCCGGTGGATCAGCAGTTCGCCGCCGTCCCTGGTCCACTCGATGCCGTACACGTAGTGACCGACGGCCGCGTCGGTGAACGGCGCGCCGTCACGCACCTCGAGGCGGCGCGTCTGCTCGGTGCGTTCATTGTAGACGATCACGTCGACGACCGGATTGGCCGTCCCCGCCTTCGGGTATCCCTCCGTCATCAGCGATCCCTGCACCGTCGTCTGGTCGGTCTGCAGGTAGTAGTCCTTCACCGGCTTCTCATCGAAGCGGTAGTACGCCAGTTTCGTCCCGTCGGGCGACCACCACATGGCGGTGGTCTGGTCGAGTTCCTCGCCGTAGACCCAGCTGGCGGTGCCGTACTTGATGCGCTCCTTCTCGCTGCCGTCCGTGGTCAACTGCCGCTCGGTGGAGCCGTCGCGATACGAAAGGAAGAGATTGCGGTCGCGATAGAAGGCCTTCTTGGACGAGTCGGCCGTCCATGCCTCAGTGGACTGGCGGCCGCGGGCCGGGCCCCCGGCTCGGCGCATGCCGGGTGTGATGGCGCCACCCGACGGCGCGTCGGCCACCTGCCGAGTCGCCACGTCGAAGCGCATCCGCTTGCCGTTGCGCATGAAGTCAAACGTCTTGCCGTCGTCGCTCCACTGTGCGGTCACCGCGCCGGACTTGAAGGCGGTGACGAGCTTCGGCGCCATCAGGGTGTAGCGATCGTACCCCGGCATCGTCTTGAGCCGGTCCTGGGCGAGGAGCGGGAGCGCCGCGAGGGCAAGCAACGCGGAGACCGTGAAGCGGAGCCCGGAAATGCGCATGAGATCAGATCCAGTCGAGGTGTGGGAACAACGCGGCGCGCATCATCGATGCGCGTCGCGTCACACGATCAGTCGTTGACGGGTGGCTTGGCCGGAGCGGCAGGAATGGATGTCGGCGCCGGCGCCTTGGGCACGGGCGGCGGCTTCAGCGTGAAGACAAGGTAGTCCGCCTGCTTGCGGAGCTTCTTGCCATCGGCGGTGTCGAGGTCCACCACGGGGACGAACTCGACGAGCCCGATCTTCACGCCAGGGACACGCCGCGCCACGCGGTTGACCGTTCCCTGGCCGTACTCGGAGTGGAACGCCCCGTTGACGTGCACGATGACGGCCGCAGGGTACTTGGTGCGCGCCGCGGCGATGGCCTCGGCCATCGTCTCGTCCTTCACGCACTGGGCTTCGTAGAACCGCGTGACCATCGCGGCGGCAGAGTCGGCGGAGATCTTCGACTGGCCGTGGCCGCTCATGTCGCCCATCGATTCCTTGAAGCGGTCGAAGTACTTGTCGTTGGGGCAGACCAACTCCGCGGCGATGAAGCTGCGATCCGCCGCGGACAGCGAATCGACGGCCTTGAGTCCCTTCCGGCCCACCAGCGATGCAAGGCGGCGCGGCACATTGGCGGCGACAACCGGCCATCCCTTGGCCTTGGCAAACTCAACCAGCGGGCGGTAATCCGTCATGTACTTCGGCCACGGACGCGCCGTCTTGAGGAACTCGGCTTCGTCCGTCTTCCCCGCGAGGTAGCTGTCGACCTGCCCCTGCACGTCTCGTTCGAACATTTCGAGCGAGAGAACGACCTGCGGATGGCGCCGGCCGATCCCCTCGAGCGCGGCACGCTCGAGCCGGTGGGTTCCCGGGTCGTCGTGCTGTTCGCCGAGGAAGACGAGGTCCTGCTTCGCGACCTCGGCGAGCACTGACTCGAAGTCGGTGAAGCGCTTCTTGCTGGATTTGTACGCGCGGTGCGGCGTGTACGAGGAGACCGAGGCGATGTGACGCGAAATGGCGGAATCCGGCGCCTGTGCAGGCTGCTGGGTCGGCACCTGAATGGCGAAAAGCAAAGTTGCTGTTAGAAACATTAATAGCGTCCCTGTTGATTTCGCCTCGAATCAGGCTTGTATTTGCACAAAATAAAGATAAGCTATTAAAGGCAAATAGATGGAGTCCGGTTGCAGCTGAACATCGAAATACTACGGGCCATCGAGGATGCCGTTGACGCCCTCTCACGTCTCGACGAGCGGGTGGGCACCGGTACGGCCGGTCTGTCCACTTTACTGCGCCTACGAAGCGCTCAAGCTATCGTGGCCGCGAATGATCGGCCACTTGAGGGCGACTCCTTAGAAGGCGAGTCCGCGGAACGCGACTCCGCTGAAAGTGACCACCGGGCACACCGGTCGCGCCCTGCAGTGCCGGACGGAGACGCGGCCTTCGCCGCGCTCCTCGGCTGGATCTACGCGTCCGACGCACGCGAGTTCATCGTGGACGATCCGCATTTGCGTCGTGTGGCGTTGGCGCTTCAGGCCGCCGCGGAGCGGGTGCGCGGCGGGAGTGTGCTGACCACCGGCGTCATTGACGATGCGTGTGCGACGGCCGAGCTGGCGACCGATCCGCTTCCCGATCTGCTGGATGCGTCACTCAGCGTCGCGGCGCACGAGTCGTGGCCAGCATTGCTGGTGGCTGCCGATCTTTCCGCGGGGGCGTGTGGTCGGGCGCGGGCAATCAGTTCGTCCATCGCCCGGGCCGTGGCGCCGCTGGCGGGCGGGCACACGGCGGATGTCTTCGTGGTGGCGCCCGTGGCGGAGGAACTGGCAGGGGCGCTGCATGGGATCGCCGGGGAGGCGCGCACGATGCGCCGGCGGGTGAATACGTATCGCGACGAAACCGCGCAGGCACTCAAGCGGAGCCTGGCGTTGGGGCGAGGCGGGCCATCGGCGGCCGCACTGGTCGGGCTGCTTGCCGGGCGACCCGCACTGACGGTAGCCGGCGCGGCGGCGGCGCTCGGACTCACGGTGCCCACCGCCGGCGCGGCGGTGGAGCGCCTGATGCAGATCGAGGTGCTGCGGGAGATCACCGGCCGCGCCCGCGACCGGGTCTTCGTCTACACGCCGGCGGTGACGCTGGCCGGCTGAGCGGCGGCGGCGCGCTCGAGAAGGGTGACGATTTCCTCGAGGGTCGTGCGCCCCTTGTCCATCGCGTACCAGCGGCGGACTTCCTTGTTGCGTTCGGCCTTCTCGAGTGCTTTCCACTCGCCGGCCACGCGCTCCTTCAGGGGCTGTGGGCGCGAACCCCACCAACCGCGCTCCTGAGCGTCGGCATCGAGGACGATCACGACCGGAATGGAACGCGAGGTGCCATTGGTCAGGTGCGCATCCATCAATTCCGGCACCGCGTCGCGGCTCACCAGGCGCAGTTCGACGTTGTTCGCCGCGTCGGCGAGCGCGCTGACCACGGGAATCAGGCTCTGCGAGTCGATGCACCAGTCTTCGGAGATGGCGAGCAGGCGCCACGTGCCGCCGAGGGCTTCGACGCGAGCGAGCAGGTCGGCGGGAACGACGGCGCGCTGGCGCTGCGCGTTCCAGAGGGGGCCGTATTCCGGGGAGGCCGCCGCCATCGCGTCAAACGTCGCCGCGTCCGTGAAGTAGTCGTGGGAGGTCTTCATATTGCTATAATACTACATACGCATATAGTGAAACGCAAGGGCCAGGCGAAACCGCAGGGGGCGCACGGGTGGCACGCACCGGGGACTTCTCGCGTGACGCCCGGCGGCGGTATTCGTTAGTGAATTGAAATGCGTCCATCGCCCGTTCTCCTCGCGCTGGCCCTGTTCTCCGCCGCGTGCGCCCCCGCGCTGCGTCCGTTCGGGCCGTTGCCTCCGGTGCGGGTGCCGCTCGAGGACTTGCCGGAGCCACCGGCCGAGTCGCCGCCGCCGGCCGCCCCCCTCGCGCTGAGCGACGAGGAGTACCTGGTGGCGCGGACGCTGATGGTGCCGGTGGACGGCATCCGTCCCGAACAGGTGTCCGACACGTACTGGCAGGTCCGGGACGGCGGTGCGCGGACCCATCAAGCGGTGGACATTCTCGCCAAGCGGGGCACGCCCGTGTTGTCGGCCGACAGTGGCACGGTCCTGCGGCTGACCAGGAACACGCTGGGTGGCATCACCATCTACTCGATCGACAGCGAGCGGCGGTTCGTCTTCTACTATGCGCACCTCGATCGCTACGCCGACGGGCTCTTTGAAGGGAAGCCCATCGCGCAGGGCGAGGTGATCGGCTACGTTGGCACGACGGGCAATGCCCCCAAGAACACGCCGCACCTGCACTTTCAGGTGATGCGCTACGTGGATGCCCGCACCTGGTGGAATGGTCCGCCGCTGGATCCGCGCCCGTTCCTCGTGCAGGCGGGCGTCCGCGGTGGAGCGGTGCGATCAACGGCGGCCATGCCGCAATCGAAGTGACCGGCGCGCGGTGTCCCTCGACACGACGCGCGACGACCTGGAGAAAGGGCTCACCATGACGATGACAGGCAAGATGCGCGCCTCGCTGCGCGCCGAGTGCAATCAGCTGGCGGCCACGGTGCACGTGGGCAAGGAAGGCGTCACGCCGGCCGTCGTGCAGTCCCTCGACGACGCGCTGCGCACGCGTGAACTGGTCAAGGTGGCGCTCAACCGCACCGTGAACGTGAGCGCGAAGGCCGCCGCCCACGACCTCGCGGAGGCGGTGGGCGCCGAGGTGATCCAGGCGATCGGCAAGACGGCGACCCTTTACCGGCAGAATCCGGAGATCAAGGGCAAGAAGGGAGACTTGCCGCCTTGGCGGCGGTAGAGAAGCAACAGAAAAGCAACAGAGAAACAACAGAGAGACAACAGAGGGCGCCGCGGTAGCGACGCCCTCTCTGTCGTTCTCTGCCTGTTGTTTATCTGTTGTCTCTCTGTTGTTTCTCTGTTGTCTTTCTGCCGAAGGCCAAATCCCACACTCGCCCCGCGCCAAGATGCATCGCGTTCACCGCTCCCTTCTTGTCGCGGCTGAACCAGACGGTGCCGTACGCGCCGCCTTCAAAACCATCGATATACGCGGGGATGAGCGCGAACTGCGTGCCGGGCCGCAACTGCACGATCAGCGCGCCCTTCTCGTACCGGATCGTCCAGGTGACATCGATTTCGGGCTGGTACCACGCGCCGACGAAGGCCTGCAGCTGCGCTTCGGTGGGCAGCCAACGTCCGGGCGCGGCGTAGGTCCAGCTGAGGGTGTCGCCATCCGGGGCGAAGATGCGCGCGCCGGTCGGCGTGCCGTCGGCGGCGGTGATGAAGCGCAGGCGCGACGCGGCGCCCATCAGGAAGTCGCCGTCGCGAAGCGCACGCAGCGCGGCCCCGCCGCGCACGCGGAGCGCACCGCGATCGAGAAAGAGCTCGGACACGTCGTGCGTGCGATCATCGGTGTAGATGCCGGTGAGGCGTGCGACGCGGTTGGGGTCGGCCATCGTGGTGTCGAAGGCTGGCGGCGGTGCGAGGTCGGGAATCAGCGCGTCGGCAAGCTGGCGCACGTAGGACGTGGCCGACGCGCCGGCGGCATTGCACATCACGGCAATCGAGAGCCCGGCCCTTGGATAGCGGGCGAGATAGGTGCTGTAACCGGCCGTGCTCCCGCTGTGGGCCCATTCCGTGGTGCCACGATACGTGCCGTTGATCATCCCCATCGCGTACGGGATCTTCCGCCCGCTGGTGAGCGTGGCCTGGCTGAGCAGCGAATCGCTGACCGCGCCGAAGACGCGCTTGTCGAGCGCGTCGTTCCACTTGAGCCAGTCGCCCACCGTCGTCAGCAGGCCGCCCGGACCGTGGACATTCTCGAACGGCATCTCGAGATGCCAGCCGTCCGCGCGGCGCGCATAGGCCAGTCCGCGGCGCGGCACGATGGCCGTGTAGTCGTCGCGCCACTGGGTGTCGGTCATCCCCGCCGGCCTGAAGACCCGCTCGTTGCTGAACCGGGCGAACGGCATGCCGCTCACCCGTTCGACGATGGTCGGGAGCAGCGCGAAGCCGGAGTTCGTGTACGAGTAATAGTCACCAACCGGATAGTTCAGCGCCTTCTGTCGGACGATGATGTCCACGAGGTCCGCCTGCGTGGTCACCCGGGTTCCGCGCGGATAGCCCTGGTCGGCCACCAGGTTGCTCCACTCGCGCAGGCCGCTCGTGTGTGACAACAGGTGGCGAATGGTGATCGTCCGCCCGTACGCGGGGAGCTCGGGGACGTATTTCCGGACGTCGTCATCGAGCCGGAGCTTGCCCTCGCCGACGAGGAGCAGCACGGCGGTGGCCGTGAACTGCTTGGCGACGGATCCGCTTTCGAGAATGGTCTGCGCCGTGATGGGCGTGCCGTTCTCGAGATCGGCCATGCCATAACCGCGGGCGAGAATGGGCGTGCCGTTGCGCGCCACGCCGACCGCACACCCGGGCATGTGCGTGCTGTTCCACTGGGCGAAGATCCGGTCCGCCGTGGCGGTGAGATCCTGCGCGCCGAGTGCGGCAGGGAGAGCGAGAAGGAGAAGTCGCTTCATGGCCTGGGATGCTGAAGAGTGATGCCGCAGACAGGGATGAACGGTGAACGCGGCTGGCGGGGCACGGCGTGCGCCCGCTAGAGGCGCTCCGGATGAGGTACGGTACGATCACCGCCGGCGTTGCCGGTGTTCAGGGTGCCGGCCGGTTCGAACAGCAGCAGCGAAACTTCCTGGGCCGCCACGGGACGGTGCTCGACGCCGCGCGGCACGATGAGAAACTCGCCTTCGCGCAGCATCACCGACTGGCCGCGAAACTGCATCTCGAGCACGCCGCGCAAGACGAGGAAGAGTTCGTCCTCGTGCTCGTGATGATGCCAGACGAACTCGCCCTGCAGCTTGGCGAGCTTCACCTGCTGGCCGTTGAGCTCGCCGACGATGCGCGGGCTCCAGTGCTCGCTGAACTGCGCGAGCTTCTCGGCGAGAACCACCTTGGGAGGAATCATGACCAGGCCGGAAATCGCGCGGCGCGGCGCCGCGCGGGGTGATCAGCCGGCAAGCGCGCCGAGCACGCGCCACGGCGTGAGCGGGAGCGAGCAGACTTCCACGCCGAGCGCGTCGGCCACCGCCGCGGCGATGGCGGGCGCCGTCGGGATGATGGGCGGCTCGGCGATGCCGCGCGCGCCGATGTGATTGGCGGCCGGATCGGCGCCGTCGAGGAACGACGCGTCGATGTCCGGAATGTCGGCCATCGTCGGCACCTTGTAGTCGTGCAGGTTGGCATTGAGCGTCATCCCGCTCGCGCGGTCGATGTGCCGTTCCTCGAAAAGTGCGTAACCGATGCCCTGGATGATCCCGCCGTGCAGCTGGCTCTCGGCGAGCGCCGGGTTGATGATGCGGCCGGCGTCGTGCACCGCCACCAGTCGCAGCACCTTCACCACGCCGGTCTCCGGGTCCACTTCCACCTCGGCGAACTGCGCACCGACTGTCACCACCGCGAGTTCCGGATTGGGGCCGCGCGATCCGTGACCGACGATCTGGACGTTGCCCAGCCGGCGGCAGACCTCCGAGAACGGCAGCGGAACGGCAGAGGACGGCAGAGAAACGGCAGAGGACGGCAGGATCTGCGAGTCTCGCGTGGTGAGCGACTCAACGGGCAGGTTGAGCATCTGCGCGGCGGCTTCGAGCAGGTGTCGCTTGGCCTCTTCCGCCGCCATGCGCACGGCGGGGCCGACACTCGGCGTCGTCATCGAGCCCCACGAGTTGCCGGTATACGGAAGGCGCTCGGTGTCGCCGATGACGGCGCGCACGGTGTCGAGGCGGGCGCCGAGCGC
It contains:
- a CDS encoding M23 family metallopeptidase yields the protein MRPSPVLLALALFSAACAPALRPFGPLPPVRVPLEDLPEPPAESPPPAAPLALSDEEYLVARTLMVPVDGIRPEQVSDTYWQVRDGGARTHQAVDILAKRGTPVLSADSGTVLRLTRNTLGGITIYSIDSERRFVFYYAHLDRYADGLFEGKPIAQGEVIGYVGTTGNAPKNTPHLHFQVMRYVDARTWWNGPPLDPRPFLVQAGVRGGAVRSTAAMPQSK
- a CDS encoding YhbY family RNA-binding protein, encoding MSLDTTRDDLEKGLTMTMTGKMRASLRAECNQLAATVHVGKEGVTPAVVQSLDDALRTRELVKVALNRTVNVSAKAAAHDLAEAVGAEVIQAIGKTATLYRQNPEIKGKKGDLPPWRR
- a CDS encoding thioredoxin family protein — encoded protein: MKTSHDYFTDAATFDAMAAASPEYGPLWNAQRQRAVVPADLLARVEALGGTWRLLAISEDWCIDSQSLIPVVSALADAANNVELRLVSRDAVPELMDAHLTNGTSRSIPVVIVLDADAQERGWWGSRPQPLKERVAGEWKALEKAERNKEVRRWYAMDKGRTTLEEIVTLLERAAAAQPASVTAGV
- a CDS encoding FAD binding domain-containing protein, with the translated sequence MHPFTVHQAASPDDAVRALSAPHAAPLGGGTDLVVAMKEGVMQPETLVDLRRLPGAREVQLNEDGSARIGCAVRLADLASHAGILERYAALAQAAASVGTPQLRTMGTIGGNLAQRPRCWYFRGGLPCFKNGGTDCLAETGENHFHALFTPGPCHAVHPSDPLVALTALEATVEVTGPSGTRTVSVQSLFDGAARRAQGETTLAIGEFIAAVLLPASAAHGTQFYEKLMQRGAWDFATVSLAAHRRADGGVRVALGGVSLEPYRINSSVEEDVATGGLDDDSIDALAERAMYDAKPLEHNGYKVWQAQALLRRALRQLDPRR
- a CDS encoding ChaN family lipoprotein; protein product: MLFAIQVPTQQPAQAPDSAISRHIASVSSYTPHRAYKSSKKRFTDFESVLAEVAKQDLVFLGEQHDDPGTHRLERAALEGIGRRHPQVVLSLEMFERDVQGQVDSYLAGKTDEAEFLKTARPWPKYMTDYRPLVEFAKAKGWPVVAANVPRRLASLVGRKGLKAVDSLSAADRSFIAAELVCPNDKYFDRFKESMGDMSGHGQSKISADSAAAMVTRFYEAQCVKDETMAEAIAAARTKYPAAVIVHVNGAFHSEYGQGTVNRVARRVPGVKIGLVEFVPVVDLDTADGKKLRKQADYLVFTLKPPPVPKAPAPTSIPAAPAKPPVND
- a CDS encoding nucleotidyltransferase family protein; translated protein: MSLYKEHPFAAIVLAAGAGTRFGEPKVNAVLPDGRRFVDVVIEHCLTSGADPVVVVVPPDVTVPGGVRTVVNPRATDEQITSLRLGLAQLANTTAEGVLVWPVDHPFAHATSAMAVLDAARRTNAPIVVPVHEGRRGHPVWFSRESWRELMTVTDGGARAVVHAYGARVHEVPVDDPGVRRDIDAKSDLT
- a CDS encoding DPP IV N-terminal domain-containing protein yields the protein MRISGLRFTVSALLALAALPLLAQDRLKTMPGYDRYTLMAPKLVTAFKSGAVTAQWSDDGKTFDFMRNGKRMRFDVATRQVADAPSGGAITPGMRRAGGPARGRQSTEAWTADSSKKAFYRDRNLFLSYRDGSTERQLTTDGSEKERIKYGTASWVYGEELDQTTAMWWSPDGTKLAYYRFDEKPVKDYYLQTDQTTVQGSLMTEGYPKAGTANPVVDVIVYNERTEQTRRLEVRDGAPFTDAAVGHYVYGIEWTRDGGELLIHRTNRRQNVMELAACHPISGVCRTVVREEWLPSWTENHPALRWLNDGKRFIWESERNGFKNYYLYDVAGKLLATLTQHPFEVAGIVKVDEQAKVLWYYARSGDNYMKLQLHRVGLDGKGDTRLTDPAFNHTVSVSPDGKFFTDVAQTHAIAPVTTLRDAKGKPVAMIAESDISGLTAEGFKPVEMFTYTAADGATRHFGMINKPSNFDPAKKYPVLFSVYNGPATNGAREAYAPPSAMAEYGFIVVTLDTRSAAGVGKKALDAIYLKLGQTEIDDLAEAAKYLGTLPYVDARRIGIFGTSYGGFASAMAILRYPDLFAAASAQSAVTSWHHYDTIYTERYMYTPQENEAGYQKGSAMAYASKLKGRLMIYYGTADDNVHPNNAMQLIQALQRAGKSFEVQVGPDAGHSALNMQRMMEFFIQNLVLEAKAP
- a CDS encoding cupin domain-containing protein, with translation MIPPKVVLAEKLAQFSEHWSPRIVGELNGQQVKLAKLQGEFVWHHHEHEDELFLVLRGVLEMQFRGQSVMLREGEFLIVPRGVEHRPVAAQEVSLLLFEPAGTLNTGNAGGDRTVPHPERL
- a CDS encoding serine hydrolase domain-containing protein, whose product is MKRLLLLALPAALGAQDLTATADRIFAQWNSTHMPGCAVGVARNGTPILARGYGMADLENGTPITAQTILESGSVAKQFTATAVLLLVGEGKLRLDDDVRKYVPELPAYGRTITIRHLLSHTSGLREWSNLVADQGYPRGTRVTTQADLVDIIVRQKALNYPVGDYYSYTNSGFALLPTIVERVSGMPFARFSNERVFRPAGMTDTQWRDDYTAIVPRRGLAYARRADGWHLEMPFENVHGPGGLLTTVGDWLKWNDALDKRVFGAVSDSLLSQATLTSGRKIPYAMGMINGTYRGTTEWAHSGSTAGYSTYLARYPRAGLSIAVMCNAAGASATSYVRQLADALIPDLAPPPAFDTTMADPNRVARLTGIYTDDRTHDVSELFLDRGALRVRGGAALRALRDGDFLMGAASRLRFITAADGTPTGARIFAPDGDTLSWTYAAPGRWLPTEAQLQAFVGAWYQPEIDVTWTIRYEKGALIVQLRPGTQFALIPAYIDGFEGGAYGTVWFSRDKKGAVNAMHLGAGRVWDLAFGRKTTEKQQRDNR